From the genome of Candidatus Hydrogenedentota bacterium, one region includes:
- the gap gene encoding type I glyceraldehyde-3-phosphate dehydrogenase has protein sequence MATKIGINGFGRIGRNVFKLLMEEPAFEVVAINDLSDAKTLAHLLKYDSVMGVYKKDVSSDGDYLIVDGKKVFVSAEKDPAALNWGEKGVDLVLESTGVFRSKEQCELHIKAGAKKVLLSVPPKDALDAVIVYGVNHDTLKPEDKTVSNASCTTNCLAPVAKVLHENFGIKRGLMTTIHAYTNDQKVIDMPHSDLRRARAAAYSIIPTSTGAAKAVGEVLPELNKKLHGMAMRVPVIDGSVVDLVVEVSRNVTVEEVNAVMKAASEGALKGVLQYVEDEIVSCDVIGNPYSSIFDSKLTMVMEGNMVKVISWYDNEWGYSNRCIDLFKLMAG, from the coding sequence ATGGCAACAAAAATTGGTATTAACGGATTTGGTCGTATCGGCAGAAACGTATTCAAACTGCTCATGGAAGAACCTGCTTTTGAAGTAGTAGCAATCAACGACTTGAGTGATGCGAAAACCCTTGCACACTTGCTTAAATATGACAGCGTCATGGGTGTATACAAAAAAGACGTAAGCTCCGATGGCGATTACCTTATTGTTGATGGCAAAAAAGTATTTGTCAGCGCGGAAAAAGATCCCGCAGCGCTCAATTGGGGCGAAAAAGGCGTCGACCTTGTTCTCGAATCTACCGGCGTTTTCCGTTCCAAAGAACAATGTGAACTGCACATCAAAGCAGGTGCGAAAAAAGTCCTGCTCAGTGTGCCCCCGAAAGATGCCTTGGATGCCGTCATTGTTTACGGTGTGAATCATGACACCCTGAAGCCCGAAGATAAGACAGTCTCCAATGCCAGCTGCACGACGAACTGCTTGGCGCCCGTTGCGAAAGTGCTCCACGAAAACTTCGGCATCAAACGCGGTCTCATGACCACGATCCACGCATACACCAATGACCAAAAGGTTATTGATATGCCCCATAGCGATCTGCGTCGTGCCCGTGCTGCCGCCTATTCTATTATTCCGACCTCGACCGGCGCTGCCAAAGCAGTCGGCGAAGTGCTGCCCGAACTGAACAAAAAACTGCACGGCATGGCGATGCGCGTTCCCGTTATCGACGGCAGTGTCGTTGATCTGGTTGTGGAAGTTTCCCGCAACGTGACTGTGGAAGAAGTCAACGCCGTCATGAAGGCCGCCTCTGAAGGCGCGCTTAAAGGCGTATTGCAATATGTTGAAGACGAAATCGTTTCCTGCGACGTCATCGGCAATCCTTACTCCTCCATCTTTGATTCCAAGCTGACGATGGTCATGGAAGGCAACATGGTCAAAGTTATTTCTTGGTACGACAATGAATGGGGTTATTCCAACCGCTGCATCGATTTGTTCAAATTGATGGCCGGCTAA